The Rhinolophus sinicus isolate RSC01 linkage group LG09, ASM3656204v1, whole genome shotgun sequence genome includes a window with the following:
- the AQP4 gene encoding aquaporin-4 isoform X4 — protein MSDRPAARRWGKCGPLCRRESIMVAFKGVWTQAFWKAVTAEFLAMLIFVLLSLGSTINWGGTEKPLPVDMVLISLCFGLSIATMVQCFGHISGGHINPAVTVAMVCTKKISIAKAVFYIAAQCLGAIIGAGILYLVTPPSVVGGLGVTMVHGNLTAGHGLLVELIITFQLVFTIFASCDSKRTDVTGSIALAIGFSVAIGHLFAINYTGASMNPARSFGPAVIMGNWENHWIYWVGPIIGAVLAGGLYEYVFCPDVELKRRFKEAFSKAAQQTKGSYMEVEDNRSQLLPGTPWPVTGSG, from the exons ATGAGTGACAGACCCGCAGCAAGGCGGTGGGG taagTGTGGACCGTTGTGTAGAAGAGAAAGCATCATGGTGGCTTTCAAAGGGGTCTGGACTCAAGCTTTCTGGAAGGCAGTCACAGCGGAATTTCTGGCTATGCTTATTTTTGTTCTCCTCAGCCTCGGATCCACCATCAACTGGGGTGGAACTGAAAAGCCCTTGCCCGTTGACATGGTCCTCATCTCCCTTTGCTTTGGACTCAGCATTGCGACTATGGTGCAGTGCTTCGGCCACATCAGTGGTGGCCACATCAACCCTGCTGTGACGGTGGCCATGGTGTGCACCAAGAAGATTAGCATCGCCAAGGCTGTCTTCTACATTGCAGCTCAGTGCCTGGGCGCCATCATCGGAGCGGGGATTCTCTACCTCGTCACACCTCCCAGTGTGGTGGGAGGCTTGGGGGTCACCATG GTTCATGGAAATCTTACTGCTGGTCATGGTCTCCTGGTGGAGCTGATAATCACATTTCAGTTGGTGTTTACTATTTTTGCCAGCTGTGATTCCAAACGAACTGATGTCACTGGTTCAATAGCTTTAGCAATTGGATTTTCTGTTGCAATTGGACATTTATTTGCA ATCAATTACACTGGTGCCAGCATGAACCCCGCCCGATCCTTTGGACCTGCAGTTATCATGGGAAATTGGGAAAACCATTGG ATATATTGGGTTGGACCAATAATAGGAGCTGTCCTGGCCGGTGGACTTTATGAGTATGTCTTCTGTCCAGATGTTGAACTCAAACGTCGTTTTAAAGAAGCCTTCAGCAAAGCAGCCCAGCAAACAAAAGGGAGCTACATGGAGGTAGAGGACAACAGAAGTCAG
- the AQP4 gene encoding aquaporin-4 isoform X5: protein MSDRPAARRWGKCGPLCRRESIMVAFKGVWTQAFWKAVTAEFLAMLIFVLLSLGSTINWGGTEKPLPVDMVLISLCFGLSIATMVQCFGHISGGHINPAVTVAMVCTKKISIAKAVFYIAAQCLGAIIGAGILYLVTPPSVVGGLGVTMVHGNLTAGHGLLVELIITFQLVFTIFASCDSKRTDVTGSIALAIGFSVAIGHLFAINYTGASMNPARSFGPAVIMGNWENHWIYWVGPIIGAVLAGGLYEYVFCPDVELKRRFKEAFSKAAQQTKGSYMEVEDNRSQFSHLFTPEA from the exons ATGAGTGACAGACCCGCAGCAAGGCGGTGGGG taagTGTGGACCGTTGTGTAGAAGAGAAAGCATCATGGTGGCTTTCAAAGGGGTCTGGACTCAAGCTTTCTGGAAGGCAGTCACAGCGGAATTTCTGGCTATGCTTATTTTTGTTCTCCTCAGCCTCGGATCCACCATCAACTGGGGTGGAACTGAAAAGCCCTTGCCCGTTGACATGGTCCTCATCTCCCTTTGCTTTGGACTCAGCATTGCGACTATGGTGCAGTGCTTCGGCCACATCAGTGGTGGCCACATCAACCCTGCTGTGACGGTGGCCATGGTGTGCACCAAGAAGATTAGCATCGCCAAGGCTGTCTTCTACATTGCAGCTCAGTGCCTGGGCGCCATCATCGGAGCGGGGATTCTCTACCTCGTCACACCTCCCAGTGTGGTGGGAGGCTTGGGGGTCACCATG GTTCATGGAAATCTTACTGCTGGTCATGGTCTCCTGGTGGAGCTGATAATCACATTTCAGTTGGTGTTTACTATTTTTGCCAGCTGTGATTCCAAACGAACTGATGTCACTGGTTCAATAGCTTTAGCAATTGGATTTTCTGTTGCAATTGGACATTTATTTGCA ATCAATTACACTGGTGCCAGCATGAACCCCGCCCGATCCTTTGGACCTGCAGTTATCATGGGAAATTGGGAAAACCATTGG ATATATTGGGTTGGACCAATAATAGGAGCTGTCCTGGCCGGTGGACTTTATGAGTATGTCTTCTGTCCAGATGTTGAACTCAAACGTCGTTTTAAAGAAGCCTTCAGCAAAGCAGCCCAGCAAACAAAAGGGAGCTACATGGAGGTAGAGGACAACAGAAGTCAG TTTTCCCATCTCTTCACTCCTGAGGCTTAA
- the AQP4 gene encoding aquaporin-4 isoform X1 — MSDRPAARRWGKCGPLCRRESIMVAFKGVWTQAFWKAVTAEFLAMLIFVLLSLGSTINWGGTEKPLPVDMVLISLCFGLSIATMVQCFGHISGGHINPAVTVAMVCTKKISIAKAVFYIAAQCLGAIIGAGILYLVTPPSVVGGLGVTMVHGNLTAGHGLLVELIITFQLVFTIFASCDSKRTDVTGSIALAIGFSVAIGHLFAINYTGASMNPARSFGPAVIMGNWENHWIYWVGPIIGAVLAGGLYEYVFCPDVELKRRFKEAFSKAAQQTKGSYMEVEDNRSQVETDDLILKPGVVHVIDIDRGEEKKGKDPSGEVLSSV, encoded by the exons ATGAGTGACAGACCCGCAGCAAGGCGGTGGGG taagTGTGGACCGTTGTGTAGAAGAGAAAGCATCATGGTGGCTTTCAAAGGGGTCTGGACTCAAGCTTTCTGGAAGGCAGTCACAGCGGAATTTCTGGCTATGCTTATTTTTGTTCTCCTCAGCCTCGGATCCACCATCAACTGGGGTGGAACTGAAAAGCCCTTGCCCGTTGACATGGTCCTCATCTCCCTTTGCTTTGGACTCAGCATTGCGACTATGGTGCAGTGCTTCGGCCACATCAGTGGTGGCCACATCAACCCTGCTGTGACGGTGGCCATGGTGTGCACCAAGAAGATTAGCATCGCCAAGGCTGTCTTCTACATTGCAGCTCAGTGCCTGGGCGCCATCATCGGAGCGGGGATTCTCTACCTCGTCACACCTCCCAGTGTGGTGGGAGGCTTGGGGGTCACCATG GTTCATGGAAATCTTACTGCTGGTCATGGTCTCCTGGTGGAGCTGATAATCACATTTCAGTTGGTGTTTACTATTTTTGCCAGCTGTGATTCCAAACGAACTGATGTCACTGGTTCAATAGCTTTAGCAATTGGATTTTCTGTTGCAATTGGACATTTATTTGCA ATCAATTACACTGGTGCCAGCATGAACCCCGCCCGATCCTTTGGACCTGCAGTTATCATGGGAAATTGGGAAAACCATTGG ATATATTGGGTTGGACCAATAATAGGAGCTGTCCTGGCCGGTGGACTTTATGAGTATGTCTTCTGTCCAGATGTTGAACTCAAACGTCGTTTTAAAGAAGCCTTCAGCAAAGCAGCCCAGCAAACAAAAGGGAGCTACATGGAGGTAGAGGACAACAGAAGTCAGGTAGAGACCGACGACTTGATTCTAAAACCTGGGGTGGTACACGTGATTGACATTGACCGAGGTgaggagaagaaggggaaggacCCATCTGGAGAGGTGTTGTCTTCAGTATGA
- the AQP4 gene encoding aquaporin-4 isoform X3, producing MVAFKGVWTQAFWKAVTAEFLAMLIFVLLSLGSTINWGGTEKPLPVDMVLISLCFGLSIATMVQCFGHISGGHINPAVTVAMVCTKKISIAKAVFYIAAQCLGAIIGAGILYLVTPPSVVGGLGVTMVHGNLTAGHGLLVELIITFQLVFTIFASCDSKRTDVTGSIALAIGFSVAIGHLFAINYTGASMNPARSFGPAVIMGNWENHWIYWVGPIIGAVLAGGLYEYVFCPDVELKRRFKEAFSKAAQQTKGSYMEVEDNRSQVETDDLILKPGVVHVIDIDRGEEKKGKDPSGEVLSSV from the exons ATGGTGGCTTTCAAAGGGGTCTGGACTCAAGCTTTCTGGAAGGCAGTCACAGCGGAATTTCTGGCTATGCTTATTTTTGTTCTCCTCAGCCTCGGATCCACCATCAACTGGGGTGGAACTGAAAAGCCCTTGCCCGTTGACATGGTCCTCATCTCCCTTTGCTTTGGACTCAGCATTGCGACTATGGTGCAGTGCTTCGGCCACATCAGTGGTGGCCACATCAACCCTGCTGTGACGGTGGCCATGGTGTGCACCAAGAAGATTAGCATCGCCAAGGCTGTCTTCTACATTGCAGCTCAGTGCCTGGGCGCCATCATCGGAGCGGGGATTCTCTACCTCGTCACACCTCCCAGTGTGGTGGGAGGCTTGGGGGTCACCATG GTTCATGGAAATCTTACTGCTGGTCATGGTCTCCTGGTGGAGCTGATAATCACATTTCAGTTGGTGTTTACTATTTTTGCCAGCTGTGATTCCAAACGAACTGATGTCACTGGTTCAATAGCTTTAGCAATTGGATTTTCTGTTGCAATTGGACATTTATTTGCA ATCAATTACACTGGTGCCAGCATGAACCCCGCCCGATCCTTTGGACCTGCAGTTATCATGGGAAATTGGGAAAACCATTGG ATATATTGGGTTGGACCAATAATAGGAGCTGTCCTGGCCGGTGGACTTTATGAGTATGTCTTCTGTCCAGATGTTGAACTCAAACGTCGTTTTAAAGAAGCCTTCAGCAAAGCAGCCCAGCAAACAAAAGGGAGCTACATGGAGGTAGAGGACAACAGAAGTCAGGTAGAGACCGACGACTTGATTCTAAAACCTGGGGTGGTACACGTGATTGACATTGACCGAGGTgaggagaagaaggggaaggacCCATCTGGAGAGGTGTTGTCTTCAGTATGA